The genomic region AACACCCCCGCCGGCAGGGACGAGCTCGCCCGCGCCGGCGTGGACGCGGCGGTCGTCGAGCAGCTGCCGCTCCTCGGCATCTCGAGCATCGGGAACCTGCTCGCGGCCATCAAGACCGCGAAGCACTTCGAGCTCGATGAGGACGATGTCGTCTTCACCGTCTTCACGGACTCGATGGAGCTCTACGGCTCGCGGCTCGAGGAGGCGGAACGGGCGGGCGGCGAGTACACGGCGCGCGACGCGGCCGGCGACCTCCAGCGTGCGCTCCTCGGCCAGGGGATCGACAGCTTCAAGGAGCTCGGATACTGGGACCGCAAGGCGATCCACAACCTGAAGTACTTCACCTGGATCGAGCAGCAGGGCCGTGAGCTCGCGGAGCTGAACGCGCAGTGGTCGCCCGAGTACTGGCGCGCGATGTTCGAGGACGAGCTGCCCGAGTTCGAGGCGCTGATCCAGGGGTTCAACGCGCTCATCGACGGGATGTGATCCCGGGGGAGGTTGGATGTGATGATCACAAAGAAGATCCTCTTGCTCGTAGGGGCGATGGCCTGCCTCGCCCTCCTCGTCGCCTGCGACGACGACGGCGACGGCCGCGGCCCGCTCGACGCGCAGAGCGACGCGTGCGTCGATCGGATCAACGGCTTCCGCGCGACGATCGACCTGCCCCCGCTCGACAGGTGGGCCGACGCCGAGCCGTGCGCGGACGACCAGGCCAAGTCGGACAGCGAGACCGGCGTCTTCCACGGCGCGTTCGGGCAGTGCGACGAAAACGCGCAGAACGAGTGCCCGGGCTGGCCGTCCTACGACGACGTCATCGAGGGCTGCCTCCAGATGATGTGGGACGAAGGGCCGGGCGAGCCGTATGAGGAGCACGGCCACTACATCAACATGACGAACCCGGCCTACACGGAGGTCGCTTGCGGCTTCTACACGACGCCCGACGGCTCCGTCTGGGCGGTCCAGGACTTCAGGTAGCTTGTGTCAGAACCGACGGGGGTCGGCCAGACCCCTGTGGCTCTTCCTTACTACGCTATCACAGGCTTCTCGGGTACCAGCACGGTGAGCGCGCCCGGCAGCACTGTCGCGTCGATCGGCGTCGTCCCGATCATGTCTCCGTCTGCCTGGACCTGCAGCGGGATATTACTCCGGATGCTGACGGTCTTCTCAGCCCTGATGAAGTGCGTCTCGCGATTCCCGGTCCAGCCCACGGCGACTCCGATGAGGCAACGGAGATAACCCCAAATCGTCTTCATGCTCAATATCCAGACGCCGAGATGTCCGTCATCGATCAGAAGCTCCGGCCCTTTGGGGTAGAGCTTTTTGCCGAGCAATCCGCAGTTCATGATCGTCACCTCGACAGCGCGATATGGGTGCGCATTGCCGTCGACCTCGACCACAAGATATCGGGGCCTGGACGAAAACACCTTGAGAAGGGCGGTCCCGAGATAGGCCAGGCGCCCGAAACGGCTTTTGCTCTTGCGTGTCGTGTCGCCGATGACCGAAGCACTGATGCCGACGCTGGCGTTGAGGAGGTACACACGCTCGCCGATTCGCATGGTGTCGATCTTTCTCGTGCGGTGCGCGCCGGCGATGAGCGCAACGGCAGCATCTATTTCGTCGGGGATGTCGAGCTCGTTTGCGAGCAGATTTGCAGTCCCCGCGGGGACGATGCCGAGAGGGATCGAGCTCCCCGCAAGGCTGTCGCTGACGGCGGAGACCGTGCCGTCCCCTCCCGCGGCGATGACAAGATCGAAGCCCTCCTTCAGACGCCGACGCACGATTTCCGAAAGCTGATCCCCCTTGCGCGTTTCGTACACCTCGTATTCGATGCGGCCTGCCGTGAAATGGCGGATCAGCGCATCACTCAGTAGCTGCCTCTCTTTATCCCCTGCCGCAGGGTTGAATATGACAAGAGCTTTCATGCGCATAAGCTCGACCCCTCGCGAACTGTATCACGGCTCGGAGAGCAAACGAGGTGGACGGATTGGACCAAGTGGACGGAGTGGACGGTGAAGGGCCCGTGAAGTCCGAATTCTCGTGAGCTACACGTCGTTGCGGACGCAACGAACATAGTTCCACATCCGCCCCGCCCCGTTTCCTGCTTCACTCCGCCACCGCGAGACTGGCCTCGATCTGCGCGAACCCCGCCCGGTTCTTCTCGGCGTCCTCGAGCGCCTCCTGCACGCAGACGGTGAACGTCCTGCCGCCGGCCTTGAAGACGTGCAGCGCACCGCGGTGGCGCACGCCCAGGATGCTCGCCTCGTAGGAGCAGCTGAGCGTCTCGAAGGCGCCGTACCTGCCGGGCACGTCGTCGGTGAAGCGCAGGTTCGAGCTCCTGTAGATGATGTTCGTGGCGAGCTCCTTGCGGTACAGGTCCATATAGTCGCCGACCTCCATGGGCACCTTCAGCCAGGTGACCACCGCGAGCCCGCTGGACGAGAAGCCGTCCTTCTCCACCGACACCGTGTAGCCCATGCCCTCGACGTCCATCGCGTCGGTGATCTTCCAGCCCATGGGGCAGGTCAGGGAGACGCCGTCCCTGGAGAACGGGGTCTCCGGCGACTCGGCGCACGAAGCCACCAGCAGGCTCGCGAGGACGAGCCGGACGATCGGGCCGTTCGGCTCACGGCCCGCATGAGCACCCTCCGCCACACCGCGAGCCACCACGAGCCTCCTTCCGCGTCGTTCCCCGATCCCTCGCGAACTGTATCACAGCTCGGAGAAGCTCTGATGGACGCGAATTCGCGCCTCTTCCACAATCGACCGTGCTATTTTGTCTCCCGCCGTGCGGCTTCGCGCGGCGAGAGCGTCACCTGCGGAGGTCATCGAATGAGCGCAAACCCCTGCCCCTGTGGTTCCGAAAAGGGCTTCGCCCAGTGCTGCGGCCCGCTGCTCGCGGGAAGGCGCGAGGCGAAGACCGCCGAGGAGCTGATGCGCTCCCGCTACACGGCGTTCGTGAAGGCCGACGTCGCGTACGTCGAGAAGACGCGCCACCCGCGCAGCTCCAACGACTTCGACGAGGAGGCCGTCCGCGCGTGGGCGGAGGGCTCCGTGTGGAAGGGGCTCGAGATCAAGAAGACCGACGGCGGCGGGGCGGACGACGACAACGGCACGGTCGACTTCGTCGCGTCCTACGAGGAGGACGGCGAGCTGCAAAAGCACGAGGAGCACGCCGTGTTCCTTAGGCTCGACGGGCGCTGGACGTTCGTGGACGGCGACTACGTCAAGCCCGAGACGTTCCACCGCGAGGCGCCCAAGGTGGGCCGCAACGACCCTTGCCCGTGCGGATCCGGCAAGAAGCACAAGAAGTGCTGCGGGGCCTAGGGCTCGCTCGCGGCCGGCTACGGGCCGGCGAGGGCCGCTGACAGGCTCTCGCGGGTGAGCAGGTTCCGATCCTCGGGCCGCTCGAGAAAGACCCGGACGTCGTCTGCCAGGGCCTCC from Pseudomonadota bacterium harbors:
- a CDS encoding CAP domain-containing protein; the encoded protein is MITKKILLLVGAMACLALLVACDDDGDGRGPLDAQSDACVDRINGFRATIDLPPLDRWADAEPCADDQAKSDSETGVFHGAFGQCDENAQNECPGWPSYDDVIEGCLQMMWDEGPGEPYEEHGHYINMTNPAYTEVACGFYTTPDGSVWAVQDFR
- a CDS encoding YchJ family protein, producing the protein MSANPCPCGSEKGFAQCCGPLLAGRREAKTAEELMRSRYTAFVKADVAYVEKTRHPRSSNDFDEEAVRAWAEGSVWKGLEIKKTDGGGADDDNGTVDFVASYEEDGELQKHEEHAVFLRLDGRWTFVDGDYVKPETFHREAPKVGRNDPCPCGSGKKHKKCCGA
- a CDS encoding diacylglycerol kinase family lipid kinase; amino-acid sequence: MKALVIFNPAAGDKERQLLSDALIRHFTAGRIEYEVYETRKGDQLSEIVRRRLKEGFDLVIAAGGDGTVSAVSDSLAGSSIPLGIVPAGTANLLANELDIPDEIDAAVALIAGAHRTRKIDTMRIGERVYLLNASVGISASVIGDTTRKSKSRFGRLAYLGTALLKVFSSRPRYLVVEVDGNAHPYRAVEVTIMNCGLLGKKLYPKGPELLIDDGHLGVWILSMKTIWGYLRCLIGVAVGWTGNRETHFIRAEKTVSIRSNIPLQVQADGDMIGTTPIDATVLPGALTVLVPEKPVIA